In Fusarium oxysporum Fo47 chromosome VII, complete sequence, the following proteins share a genomic window:
- a CDS encoding glycosyl hydrolase — translation MAYEHRLGAFSPTPGAKLFKLAFVFILACLAQADDFRPLYHFVPDKNWMNEPNGLIKIGSKWHLFFQHNPNGNFWGDLSWGHATSTNLVDWTHLPVAISSANGIQAFTGTSFLDEANTSGLGTSSNPPYLAFYTGYFPSSGVQDQRLAYSLDQGETWTKYSGNPIISQEQEKPHDTTGGLEIRDPKVFFHKGSKTWVMVLSHGGQNKLSFWTSPDAKAWTWKKDLKAGDVPGLSSGVKGWEVPDFFELTVKDTSDTKWVLLVTPAEGSPAGGNGVFAVTGSFDGTTFSADAVDSTNMWLDFGRDWDGAYSWENVPSSDGRKILASVMNSYGVDPPTNTWKGMLSFPRTLELQNINNKLRFVQKPVKEIDSASTSLVKLTNKTLEPGSTLLSDTRGTALDIQLSFVPSAGSVLSLAVRKGGSQQTLINYDQSKSALSVNRNQSGNTSFNPNAGGTHTATFSADSDGTVHVRVLVDTCSVEVFGGLGEVVISDLIFPSESSDGVALFASGGNVVVKSAEVRSLA, via the coding sequence ATGGCTTACGAGCATCGTCTCGGGGCCTTTTCCCCAACCCCTGGAGCAAAGCTCTTCAAGCTGGCCTTTGTTTTCATCCTGGCCTGTCTTGCTCAAGCTGATGACTTCCGCCCTCTCTATCACTTCGTCCCAGACAAAAACTGGATGAACGAGCCTAATGGTCTGATCAAGATTGGATCCAAGTGGCACCTCTTCTTCCAGCACAATCCCAATGGTAACTTTTGGGGCGACTTGAGCTGGGGTCACGCCACCAGCACAAACTTGGTCGACTGGACTCATCTTCCTGTTGCCATCTCAAGCGCCAATGGTATACAGGCTTTCACTGGCACCTCCTTCTTGGATGAAGCCAACACGTCTGGGCTGGGAACCTCTAGTAACCCACCGTATCTCGCGTTCTATACTGGATACTTCCCCAGCAGTGGTGTGCAAGACCAGCGGCTTGCATACAGCTTGGATCAAGGAGAGACCTGGACCAAGTACAGTGGGAACCCCATTATCTCGCAAGAGCAAgagaaaccgcacgataccACAGGAGGGTTGGAGATACGTGACCCGAAAGTGTTCTTCCACAAGGGCTCGAAAACCTGGGTCATGGTCCTTTCCCACGGAGGACAAAACAAGCTGTCATTTTGGACGTCTCCTGATGCAAAGGCCTGGACATGGAAGAAAGACCTGAAGGCGGGCGACGTCCCTGGGCTTTCAAGTGGCGTCAAAGGTTGGGAGGTGCCCGACTTCTTTGAACTTACCGTCAAGGACACTTCCGACACCAAATGGGTCCTGTTGGTCACTCCAGCCGAGGGTTCTCCAGCCGGTGGCAACGGAGTTTTTGCAGTCACTGGATCATTCGACGGCACCACATTTTCCGCTGATGCAGTTGACTCAACCAACATGTGGCTCGACTTTGGGCGTGATTGGGACGGCGCTTATAGTTGGGAGAACGTGCCTTCTTCGGATGGGCGCAAGATCCTTGCCTCGGTCATGAACAGCTATGGAGTTGACCCACCAACCAACACTTGGAAGGGGATGCTGTCGTTCCCGCGTACCCTGGAGCTACAGaatatcaacaacaagctgCGCTTTGTCCAGAAGCCCGTGAAAGAGATTGACTCAGCCAGTACTTCGCTCGTCAAGTTGACCAACAAAACACTTGAGCCTGGTTCCACACTCCTGTCAGACACTCGTGGAACGGCTTTGGACATTCAACTCTCTTTTGTTCCCTCCGCCGGGTCTGTTCTATCTCTGGCAGTCAGAAAGGGAGGCTCGCAGCAGACTCTTATCAACTACGATCAGTCCAAGTCGGCTCTCAGTGTCAATCGCAACCAGAGTGGAAATACCTCTTTCAACCCGAATGCAGGTGGTACTCATACAGCTACCTTCTCGGCTGATTCTGACGGTACTGTTCATGTGCGTGTATTGGTTGACACGTGCTCGGTTGAAGTCTTTGGTGGCTTGGGTGAGGTCGTTATCTCCGACCTCATTTTCCCCAGTGAAAGCTCGGATGGTGTGGCTCTCTTTGCAAGTGGAGGAAATGTGGTGGTGAAGTCAGCAGAGGTTCGCTCCCTTGCTTGA
- a CDS encoding glycosyl hydrolase — protein MLYSVLVPLAASVAAAASLPHTKNCHVASYPGPENPSFETGNLEGWKVVNGTAFGNNSISSEVSYWDGPFHQDGNNFLLGFKQAGETAVGQLRSSTFKASSVLSFLIGGGYDPENLYVALVGEKDGRILLKQTATNDEALIRIIWDTSKWQGQKVHILVHDNSAKEGWGHINVDDIRVGCDALGDGTGLTFNVYGQANQAPQGSSACSSYAVDPVRPQYHYTPYQGWINDPAGLAEFHGTHHLFSQYYPEAPLWGPMHWAHAKSTDAVHWREQPVALYPAKVTNSSDDSGRFTGSAVVDKKRDELRLVLTDYINLAYHPDAVQESVITATSKDGSKFNLAKKPLIAGPPKGEDPFFRDPKVFRDPTDNKWKVAIGATKEDYGQVQLYESDDLVKWSYVGVLYAGDGSNGKLWECPNFFPLEDKWVLFYGSNGLGWYETGTYNGTTFTSEKRGLLDEGPASYAMQWYKDESGRDLAITWMANWPSPKWPSRVNGWAGQQSITRELFIRKDGGLGHRPIPELKSLASGPTKKLGRTKVTPKGLRIGSSKSARLTLSVDLASSDATSFTLSLFKSDPEAALLTFDRGAGSLTLDTTNAGYGQPGKWKAFVAKPDDKKFSLDIFLDRSVLEIFTGHGSVFSANIFPRYQESEEISIVANGGVLAVQSVALTPLGSSWC, from the coding sequence ATGTTATACTCTGTTCTTGTGCCATTGGCGGCttctgttgctgctgcagcgTCCCTACCCCATACCAAAAACTGTCACGTCGCAAGTTACCCAGGCCCTGAGAATCCCAGTTTCGAGACTGGGAACCTCGAAGGCTGGAAGGTAGTCAATGGCACTGCATTTGGCAACAATTCCATCTCCAGTGAGGTCTCTTACTGGGATGGTCCCTTTCATCAGGATGGAAACAACTTTCTTTTAGGCTTTAAGCAAGCTGGGGAGACAGCTGTTGGCCAACTCCGGTCAAGTACGTTCAAAGCCAGTTCTGTCTTGAGCTTTCTGATCGGAGGAGGCTATGATCCTGAGAATCTCTACGTTGCTCTTGTAGGAGAGAAGGATGGCAGGATCCTGCTCAAGCAGACTGCTACCAACGACGAAGCTCTTATCCGCATTATTTGGGACACGAGTAAGTGGCAAGGCCAAAAGGTTCACATCCTTGTGCACGATAACAGTGCTAAAGAGGGATGGGGTCACATtaatgttgatgatattcgTGTTGGCTGTGATGCTCTTGGAGATGGAACGGGCCTTACTTTCAACGTCTACGGTCAGGCGAACCAAGCCCCTCAGGGCTCCTCCGCTTGCTCCTCGTACGCTGTGGACCCTGTCAGACCCCAATACCACTACACGCCATACCAAGGATGGATCAACGACCCCGCGGGCCTAGCCGAGTTCCATGGGACCCATCACCTGTTTAGCCAATACTACCCAGAGGCTCCATTGTGGGGTCCCATGCATTGGGCTCATGCCAAGAGTACCGATGCGGTTCATTGGCGTGAGCAGCCTGTCGCTCTATACCCTGCCAAGGTGACCAACTCAAGCGACGATTCCGGCCGCTTTACCGGTAGTGCGGTTGTCGATAAGAAGAGGGACGAGCTGCGGCTTGTTCTTACCGACTATATCAATCTCGCTTACCACCCTGACGCGGTCCAAGAGAGTGTCATCACAGCGACTAGCAAAGATGGCAGCAAGTTCAATCTTGCCAAGAAACCCTTGATTGCTGGCCCTCCAAAGGGAGAAGATCCCTTCTTCCGAGACCCCAAAGTCTTCCGCGACCCAACCGACAACAAGTGGAAGGTGGCCATTGGCGCCACCAAAGAAGACTACGGCCAAGTGCAGCTGTATGAGTCTGACGACCTCGTTAAGTGGTCTTACGTTGGTGTCTTGTATGCTGGCGATGGAAGCAACGGAAAGCTTTGGGAGTGTCCTAACTTTTTCCCCCTCGAAGATAAATGGGTTCTCTTCTACGGTAGCAACGGACTTGGCTGGTACGAGACTGGAACGTACAATGGCACAACTTTCACTAGTGAGAAGCGtggtcttcttgatgaaGGACCTGCCAGCTATGCTATGCAGTGGTACAAGGATGAATCTGGCCGTGATCTAGCCATCACCTGGATGGCAAACTGGCCTAGCCCCAAGTGGCCCAGTCGTGTTAACGGGTGGGCTGGACAGCAGTCGATCACCCGCGAGCTCTTTATCCGCAAGGATGGTGGTCTGGGCCATCGCCCGATTCCAGAGCTGAAGTCCCTTGCATCGGGTCCAACCAAGAAACTGGGACGAACCAAGGTCACACCCAAGGGTCTGCGAATTGGGAGCTCCAAGAGCGCTAGACTCACCCTTTCCGTCGATCTCGCTTCATCTGATGCAACGTCCTTCACTCTTTCGCTCTTCAAGTCAGACCCCGAAGCTGCGCTGCTGACTTTTGATCGGGGTGCTGGAAGTCTCACTCTGGATACCACCAACGCGGGTTATGGTCAGCCAGGCAAGTGGAAGGCTTTTGTTGCTAAGCCCGATGATAAGAAGTTCAGCTTGGACATCTTCCTCGATCGATCTGTGCTCGAAATCTTCACGGGACATGGATCAGTCTTTTCAGCAAACATCTTCCCTCGGTATCAGGAGTCGGAAGAAATTAGTATAGTTGCAAATGGAGGCGTTTTGGCGGTGCAGTCTGTTGCACTGACGCCTCTCGGATCCAGCTGGTGTTAA
- a CDS encoding high affinity glucose transporter yields MGKLALAKPQDEAGKAWPAIAVGFFVAFGGVLFGYDTGTISGILAMPYWQREFSTGHVDANGNPNVSSSQESAIVSILSAGTFFGALASPLLSDWIGRRPGLLISTWVFNLGVVLHTAATDIPLFLAGRFFAGFGVGLISATIPLYQSETAPKWIRGAIVGSYQWAITIGLLLAAIVNNATSKRDDSGSYRIPIAVQLLWSLILFGGVLFLPETPRFLVRKNNLEKAAKSLSRLRRLTHDSPEITQELNEVIANHEFEMNLGRSSYLECFKPPMLKRQLTGMGLQALQQLTGMFLSFYYGTKYFQNSGVSSGFVISMITSAINVASTVPGMYAIDKWGRRPMLLWGAIGMCTAQLIVAVSGTLSTGQYDNGDIFVKNMGGQRAAVAFVCIYISIFAATWGPLAWVVTGEIFPLKTRAKSLSITTATNWLLNWALAYSTPYMVNYGDGNANLQSKIFFIWFGACFLCIAFVWFFIYETKGLSLEQVDQLYEEVSVARKSVHWIPSTSWELRQDHKTGEVGKAEEVDEGA; encoded by the exons ATGGGGAAACTCGCCCTTGCTAAGCCCCAGGATGAGGCTGGTAAAGCATGGCCTGCCATCGCCGTGGGCTTCTTTGTAGCCTTTGGTGGTGTTCTTTTCGG CTATGATACAGGCACTATCAGTGGCATCTTGGCCATGCCCTACTGGCAGCGCGAGTTCAGCACTGGTCACGTCGATGCTAACGGAAACCCCAACGTCAGTTCCTCTCAGGAGTCTGCCATCGTATCGATCCTGTCTGCGGGCACTTTCTTCGGTGCCCTTGCCTCTCCTCTCTTGTCTGACTGGATTGGCCGTCGCCCTGGCTTGCTCATCTCGACCTGGGTCTTCAACCTTGGAGTTGTCTTGCACACTGCCGCTACTGATATCCCGCTATTCCTCGCTGGTCGATTCTTCGCTGGCTTTGGTGTTGGTCTCATCTCTGCAACTA TCCCCTTGTATCAGTCCGAAACAGCGCCTAAATGGATCCGTGGTGCAATTGTCGGTTCCTACCAGTGGGCCATCACCATTGGACTTCTACTTGCTGCTATCGTGAACAACGCCACTTCCAAACGCGACGACTCAGGCTCCTATCGAATTCCCATCGCAGTTCAGCTACTTTGGTCACTGATTCTCTTCGGCGGAGTGCTCTTCCTCCCTGAGACGCCCCGCTTTCTGGTCAGGAAGAACAACTTGGAGAAAGCAGCAAAGTCATTGAGCCGCCTTCGAAGATTGACCCACGATTCTCCAGAGATCACACAGGAGCTGAATGAGGTTATCGCGAACCACGAGTTTGAGATGAATCTCGGTCGTTCGTCGTACCTGGAATGCTTCAAGCCCCCCATGCTCAAGAGGCAGTTGACAGGCATGGGTCTTCAGGCCTTACAGCAGCTGACTGGTATGTTCCTCTCC TTCTATTACGGCACAAAGTACTTTCAAAACTCGGGTGTTTCGAGCGGATTCGTCATCTCTATGATCACTTCAGCCATCAACGTCGCGTCCACAGTTCCCGGAATGTATGCCATCGACAAATGGGGACGCCGACCGATGTTGCTATGGGGTGCCATTGGCATGTGTACCGCTCAGCTCATTGTTGCCGTTTCTGGTACTCTGTCAACTGGGCAGTATGATAATGGAGACATTTTCGTCAAGAACATGGGCGGACAGAGAGCAGCTGTGGCTTTTGTCTGCATCTACATCTCTATCTTTGCAGCTACCTGGGGCCCTCTCGCTTGGGTTGTGACGGGTGAGATTTTCCCCCTCAAGACGCGTGCCAAGTCTCTCAGTATCACGACGGCTACAAACTGGCTACTCAACTGGGCTCTGGCCTACTCCACCCCGTACATGGTCAACTACGGTGACGGCAACGCAAACCTTCAGTcgaagatcttcttcatctggtTCGGCGCTTGTTTCCTGTGCATCGCTTTCGTTTGGTTCTTCATTTACGAAACGAAGGGGCTCAGCTTGGAGCAAGTCGACCAGCTCTACGAGGAAGTTTCCGTTGCTCGTAAGTCGGTTCATTGGATTCCTTCAACTTCTTGGGAGCTTCGTCAGGATCACAAGACCGGTGAAGTAGGCAAGGCggaggaagttgatgagGGAGCTTAG